Proteins co-encoded in one Flavobacterium sp. M31R6 genomic window:
- a CDS encoding AraC family transcriptional regulator, with protein MSKYPIYSIQRFNCNDVNSDFYINTFKNHLVDHSFVEEPHRHNSYVLVIFTNGSGTHDIDFDTFKIQPGSMFFMLPGQIHHWSLSDDIDGFVVFYSQEMYNLYFRQKSIEAYPFYSSLGNSPEMIFDDKELKSIEPYFHNMLEEYQGNKVMKQDKIMNLLDSIHIEIARKYNESHVLETHSYNVKIKDFDALLEKYFWTEKAPSFYASQLHITLKHLNRICNEILKKTTTQVITDRIILEAKRMLMDKKRTVNEIATALGFDDYSYFVRLFKKHTAITPTAFRDSKK; from the coding sequence TGGTCGATCACAGCTTTGTGGAAGAGCCACATAGACATAATTCGTATGTACTGGTTATTTTTACCAATGGATCAGGAACGCATGATATCGATTTTGATACATTTAAGATTCAGCCCGGAAGTATGTTTTTTATGCTGCCCGGACAAATACATCATTGGAGTTTGTCTGATGATATTGATGGGTTTGTTGTTTTTTATTCCCAAGAGATGTACAATCTTTATTTTAGGCAAAAGAGTATAGAGGCTTATCCTTTTTATTCTTCATTGGGGAATTCTCCCGAGATGATATTTGATGACAAAGAATTAAAGTCAATTGAACCTTATTTTCATAATATGCTAGAGGAGTATCAAGGCAATAAGGTTATGAAGCAGGATAAAATCATGAATTTATTGGATAGTATTCATATTGAAATTGCGAGGAAATATAATGAAAGCCATGTTTTGGAAACACATTCCTATAATGTGAAAATCAAAGATTTTGATGCGCTTTTGGAAAAGTATTTTTGGACAGAAAAAGCGCCTTCTTTTTACGCTTCCCAACTCCATATTACGCTGAAGCATTTGAATAGGATATGTAATGAAATCCTAAAAAAGACGACGACTCAGGTCATTACGGACAGAATTATTCTCGAAGCAAAAAGAATGCTGATGGATAAAAAAAGAACAGTCAACGAAATTGCAACAGCGTTGGGTTTCGATGACTATTCCTATTTTGTGCGGTTATTTAAGAAGCATACTGCAATAACGCCGACGGCTTTTCGAGATTCTAAAAAGTAA
- the purT gene encoding formate-dependent phosphoribosylglycinamide formyltransferase, protein MKILLLGSGELGKEFTIAAQRIGQTIIAVDSYENAPAMQVAHGFEVINMLDGDALDKIVAKHQPDFIVPEIEAIRTERFYDYEKQGITVVPSAKAANFTMNRKAIRDLAAKELGLRTANYRYATSAEELHKGVEAVGMPCVVKPLMSSSGKGQSTIKTAADIDKAWQYAVEGSRGDVVEVIVEAFVKFNSEITLLTVVQNNNPTLFCAPIGHRQERGDYQESWQPAKVSDKDLYEAQDMAEKVTEALGGAGLFGVEFFLADDGVYFSELSPRPHDTGMVTLAGTQNFNEFELHLRAILSLPIFEITLEKAGASAVILASENSANPTFTGIEKIAALSKTDFRLFGKPTSRPYRRMGVALVNDTLDSTIEEVVEKAKEAAGLIKVHS, encoded by the coding sequence ATGAAAATACTACTTCTAGGCTCAGGCGAATTAGGAAAAGAATTTACAATCGCTGCACAACGCATCGGGCAAACCATAATTGCTGTAGACAGTTACGAAAATGCTCCTGCAATGCAAGTAGCACATGGTTTTGAAGTCATCAATATGCTCGATGGAGACGCTTTGGACAAAATCGTAGCCAAACACCAACCCGATTTCATAGTTCCTGAAATAGAAGCCATCAGAACCGAGCGTTTCTATGATTACGAAAAACAAGGAATAACCGTAGTTCCCTCTGCAAAAGCGGCAAACTTTACGATGAACAGAAAAGCCATTCGCGATTTGGCCGCCAAAGAACTAGGATTAAGAACCGCCAATTATCGTTATGCCACTTCAGCCGAAGAATTGCATAAAGGTGTTGAAGCCGTTGGAATGCCATGCGTAGTAAAACCCTTAATGTCTTCCTCTGGAAAAGGACAATCAACTATAAAAACTGCTGCTGATATTGACAAAGCTTGGCAATATGCCGTAGAAGGTTCCCGTGGCGATGTAGTTGAAGTCATAGTCGAAGCTTTCGTAAAATTCAATTCTGAGATCACATTATTGACCGTAGTTCAGAACAACAACCCTACTCTATTTTGCGCACCAATCGGTCACAGACAAGAACGTGGCGATTATCAAGAAAGCTGGCAACCCGCAAAAGTATCCGACAAAGACCTATACGAAGCACAAGACATGGCCGAAAAAGTAACCGAAGCTCTAGGCGGAGCGGGATTATTTGGTGTTGAATTTTTCCTAGCCGATGATGGTGTTTATTTCTCTGAATTATCTCCAAGGCCACACGACACCGGAATGGTAACTTTGGCGGGAACGCAAAACTTTAATGAATTCGAATTGCATTTACGTGCCATTTTGAGCCTTCCAATTTTCGAAATTACTCTAGAAAAAGCAGGAGCGAGTGCCGTAATTTTGGCTTCCGAAAATTCAGCAAATCCAACTTTCACCGGAATAGAAAAAATCGCTGCTTTGTCGAAAACCGATTTTAGACTTTTTGGAAAACCTACCTCAAGACCTTATCGCAGAATGGGCGTGGCTTTAGTCAATGACACCTTAGACTCTACAATTGAGGAAGTGGTAGAAAAAGCGAAAGAAGCCGCTGGATTAATCAAAGTACATTCTTAA
- a CDS encoding pyridoxal phosphate-dependent aminotransferase, giving the protein MSNPLSDRINNLATSQTLAMAALARELKAQGKDIISLSLGEPDFNTPDFIKEAAKRAIDENYSTYSPVEGYAELKEAICRKFKRDNNLDYKPSQIVVSTGAKQSLYNIAQVMLNDGDEVILPAPYWVSYFEIVKLSGGVPVEVPTSVETDFKITPEQLEAAITPKTKMMWFSSPCNPSGSVYNREELTALAKVLEKYPHVYVVADEIYEHINFSGTFCSIASIPGMLEKTITVNGVAKAFAMTGWRIGYIGAPEFIAKACIKIQGQVTSGANSIAQRATITAVDADPSVLKHMVDAFQSRRDLVVGLLKEIPGVKINVPEGAFYVFPDVSSFFGKTLKGTLIKDANDFSMYLLAEACVATVTGDAFGNPNCIRFSYATSEELLKEALRRIKEAVSLTEVLA; this is encoded by the coding sequence ATGAGCAATCCACTTTCAGACAGAATTAACAATTTAGCCACATCGCAAACATTAGCTATGGCTGCATTGGCAAGAGAATTAAAAGCACAAGGAAAAGACATTATCAGTTTAAGTTTAGGAGAACCAGATTTCAATACCCCAGATTTCATCAAAGAAGCTGCAAAACGCGCTATCGATGAAAACTACAGCACCTATTCTCCAGTAGAAGGTTATGCGGAATTAAAAGAAGCAATTTGCAGAAAATTCAAAAGAGACAATAATTTAGATTACAAGCCATCACAAATTGTGGTTTCAACAGGAGCCAAACAATCTTTATATAACATTGCACAAGTAATGCTTAACGACGGTGACGAGGTAATTTTACCAGCACCTTACTGGGTATCTTACTTCGAAATTGTAAAATTATCAGGAGGAGTTCCTGTAGAAGTTCCAACTTCTGTAGAAACAGATTTCAAAATCACTCCAGAACAATTAGAGGCAGCTATCACACCAAAAACAAAAATGATGTGGTTCAGTTCTCCTTGTAACCCAAGTGGATCTGTTTACAACAGAGAAGAATTGACTGCCCTTGCAAAAGTTTTAGAAAAATACCCACACGTATATGTAGTTGCCGACGAAATTTATGAGCACATCAATTTCTCAGGAACTTTCTGCAGCATAGCTTCTATTCCAGGAATGTTAGAAAAAACCATAACTGTAAATGGAGTTGCCAAAGCATTTGCTATGACAGGATGGAGAATTGGATATATTGGAGCACCAGAATTCATTGCTAAAGCCTGTATCAAAATTCAAGGTCAAGTAACCAGTGGCGCCAACAGTATTGCACAACGTGCTACTATTACTGCTGTAGATGCTGACCCATCTGTATTGAAACACATGGTTGACGCTTTCCAAAGCCGTAGAGATTTAGTAGTTGGATTATTAAAAGAGATTCCAGGTGTAAAAATCAACGTTCCAGAAGGAGCTTTCTATGTATTCCCAGACGTTTCTTCTTTCTTCGGAAAAACATTAAAAGGAACATTAATCAAAGATGCTAATGATTTCTCTATGTATCTTTTGGCCGAAGCTTGTGTAGCGACTGTAACTGGTGACGCTTTTGGAAACCCAAATTGCATCCGTTTCTCTTACGCAACTAGCGAAGAATTATTAAAAGAAGCATTACGCAGAATCAAAGAAGCGGTTTCGCTTACTGAAGTTCTGGCATAA
- a CDS encoding acyl-CoA desaturase, whose protein sequence is MNNTAPTFAKQDNLKFFRTLNSRVNSYFKENNIEKTGNWKIHLKTVILFTVFLVPYFLILTLDMPFWAHLLLTIVMGIGMAGIGMNVMHDANHGSYSTKSWVNKFMGGTIYVLAGNVHNWQVQHNVLHHTYTNIIGHDEDLEAGRIMRFSKEAEWHKFHKFQQYYAVFLYGLLTFNWAITTDFKQMSSYIKRKLSYGEPKSPKVLWTTLIITKVIYLSIWIVLPIVIGITWWKVLVGFFVMHYTAGLILSIVFQLAHVVDEAANPQPNETGEMENTWAIHQLFTTVNFAPKNKIVNWYTGGLNHQIEHHIFPHISHVHYGKIAKIVKETAKECQLPYYEYKTMTAAVVAHFKHLRTLGLEPAL, encoded by the coding sequence ATGAACAATACCGCACCTACATTTGCAAAACAAGATAATTTAAAGTTTTTTAGAACTCTTAATTCTCGAGTTAACAGCTATTTCAAAGAAAATAATATCGAAAAAACTGGAAACTGGAAAATCCATTTGAAGACTGTAATTCTTTTTACCGTCTTCCTTGTCCCCTATTTTTTGATACTTACTTTAGACATGCCATTTTGGGCACATCTTCTATTAACCATTGTTATGGGAATTGGGATGGCCGGAATCGGAATGAACGTAATGCACGATGCCAACCACGGATCATACTCAACCAAAAGCTGGGTTAATAAATTTATGGGAGGAACCATATACGTATTGGCTGGAAACGTACACAACTGGCAAGTACAACACAACGTTTTACACCATACTTATACAAACATTATAGGTCATGACGAAGACTTAGAAGCAGGAAGAATTATGCGTTTCTCCAAAGAAGCGGAGTGGCATAAATTTCATAAATTTCAACAATATTACGCTGTGTTTTTATACGGTTTATTGACTTTCAATTGGGCTATTACTACTGATTTTAAACAAATGAGCAGTTATATCAAAAGAAAATTATCTTATGGTGAGCCAAAAAGTCCAAAAGTGCTTTGGACAACATTAATCATCACAAAAGTAATTTACCTATCCATTTGGATTGTTTTACCAATTGTTATCGGAATCACGTGGTGGAAAGTTTTGGTTGGATTTTTCGTAATGCATTACACGGCTGGATTAATCTTAAGTATTGTATTTCAATTGGCACACGTAGTTGACGAAGCTGCCAATCCACAACCAAACGAAACTGGGGAAATGGAAAACACTTGGGCTATTCACCAATTGTTCACCACAGTTAATTTCGCACCAAAAAACAAAATTGTAAACTGGTACACTGGAGGATTAAATCACCAAATTGAGCACCATATTTTTCCGCACATTAGCCATGTTCACTATGGTAAAATCGCAAAAATTGTAAAAGAAACGGCCAAAGAATGCCAATTACCATATTACGAATACAAAACAATGACAGCTGCTGTTGTTGCCCATTTCAAACATTTAAGAACATTGGGACTAGAACCCGCACTATAA
- the rsmG gene encoding 16S rRNA (guanine(527)-N(7))-methyltransferase RsmG, translated as MDEILKYFPNLSDSQIEKFQKLDFLYHDWNEKINVISRKDIDSLYTKHILHSLAIAKVNKFEPGTYVLDVGTGGGFPGIPLAILFPETRFFLIDIIAKKIKVVQAVAEALELKNVKAEQLRAENVKGDFDFIVSRAVTNMPDFVSWVKTKIKKQSKHELKNGILYLKGGDLTEELKDFPKATEYNISDFFEDEFFETKKVVHLPLKFVV; from the coding sequence ATGGACGAGATTCTAAAGTATTTTCCTAACCTATCTGATAGTCAGATAGAAAAGTTTCAAAAATTGGATTTTTTATACCACGATTGGAACGAAAAAATCAACGTTATTTCACGTAAAGATATTGATTCGTTATACACTAAACATATATTGCATTCATTGGCCATTGCCAAAGTAAATAAGTTTGAACCCGGAACTTATGTGTTGGATGTGGGAACCGGTGGTGGATTTCCAGGAATTCCATTGGCTATTCTTTTCCCTGAAACAAGGTTTTTTCTGATTGATATTATTGCCAAAAAAATTAAGGTGGTTCAGGCAGTTGCAGAAGCATTAGAACTAAAAAATGTCAAAGCCGAACAACTTCGTGCCGAAAATGTGAAAGGTGATTTTGATTTTATAGTAAGTCGTGCTGTGACCAATATGCCTGATTTTGTGTCTTGGGTAAAAACCAAAATCAAGAAACAAAGCAAACACGAATTGAAAAACGGTATTCTTTATTTGAAGGGCGGTGATTTGACAGAAGAACTTAAAGATTTCCCGAAAGCGACAGAATATAATATTTCTGATTTCTTCGAGGATGAGTTTTTCGAGACTAAAAAAGTGGTTCACTTGCCGTTGAAGTTTGTGGTTTAA